The Leptolyngbya sp. CCY15150 nucleotide sequence GATGTTGCTCCATCCTGTTGAACCTATGTCCCTGAAATCCATGTCACTTCGGCACTATACCGCTAGCTTTGCGCTGCTTGCTCTCATGGGCTGCAGCACCCCCAATCTCTCTGCCGAGCCGAGCGATCCGTCTGCAACGGAGCAAGGCGATCCACAAGCCGAGGTGATGGAGGTGGATGAAGCGGTGGATGAAGAGACGGACGCAGCGGTGGCGATCGCTGATCCTGTCTCGGTGCAGCCGGTGACCGTCATGGATAATCTAGAACATCCTTGGGGCATGGATTGGCTGCCAGATGGCACGATGTTGGTGACTGAGCGTCCTGGCCGTTTGCGGATTATTCGAGATGGAACCCTCGATCCCACGCCCATTCCTGGCCTGCCCAATCTGCTCGTTGAAGGGCAAGCCGGGCTGTTAGATATTGCCGTTCATCCCAAGTTTGAAGACAACCGCTGGGTTTACTTTACCTACTCCAGCGGCGATCGCAACGCTAACCAAACCCGTGTGGGTCGCGCAGAATTCGACGGCACCTCTTTGAGAAATTGGACCGTAGTCTTTGAGGTGGGGCGTGCGAAACCCGATACCCAGCACTTCGGATCGCGGCTGGTCTGGCTGCCTGATGATACGCTGCTGGTGTCGATTGGCGATGGCGGCAACCCGCCGGTGCAACTGGATGGTGAGCTAATTCGCAGCCAGGCACAGAATCTAAACAGCCGTCTGGGTAAGATTGTGCGCATTCATGATGATGGCTCGATTCCA carries:
- a CDS encoding PQQ-dependent sugar dehydrogenase — translated: MSLRHYTASFALLALMGCSTPNLSAEPSDPSATEQGDPQAEVMEVDEAVDEETDAAVAIADPVSVQPVTVMDNLEHPWGMDWLPDGTMLVTERPGRLRIIRDGTLDPTPIPGLPNLLVEGQAGLLDIAVHPKFEDNRWVYFTYSSGDRNANQTRVGRAEFDGTSLRNWTVVFEVGRAKPDTQHFGSRLVWLPDDTLLVSIGDGGNPPVQLDGELIRSQAQNLNSRLGKIVRIHDDGSIPDDNPFVGDDAADDAVWSYGHRNIQGLDRDPVTGQVWATEHGSRGGDELNWVRAGENYGWPLVTHSREYTGGEISPDQSRPGMVDPSLVWTPAKAPSGLLIYRGDRIPQWQGHLFAGGLRSQEVLRIQVDSAGNVVDQEAIAIGQRVRDVQQGPDGLIYVLTDDPNGRLVRLEPDAG